Genomic window (Heptranchias perlo isolate sHepPer1 chromosome 11, sHepPer1.hap1, whole genome shotgun sequence):
gccttcagttgcctaggcccaaagctctggaattcccttcataaaccaccctgcctctctacctctctctcctcctttaaaacactccttaaagtctgcctctttgactaagcttttggtcacctgtcctagtatctccttatgtggctcggtatcaaattttatttgatgatCGCTCTTGTAATGTGCtttcgggatgttttactacgttaaagacattatataaatgcaagttgtttttttaaaaaaagaaagtttCACTTCTGCCTAGCAAATGTCTAGTTACTTGCTAACAGTGCAGACTGGTTGCAATGCAATTTTTCAATAGCCCTTCAGGACTACTAAGCATTGATTTCTTTACTTCAGGTTGAATATGTTGTACAAGAGTCAATTTAATTTTGAACTGAACCCCGCTCCCCATATCCCAGTTTGGAGGAGGGGTTTAAAATTGTTAGTAACAGGAGCAATGCTCCAAAAATTATGCACCATTGTATCTTCAAGGAAGAACCTCACCATGCACAAAAAGTAGCACATTTGTACCCAAAGTACCCTTTAAAGGCAACGTACAAGGAAAATGTAGTGCAAGGAGTACTGAAAAATGTAAAGCTTCCCAATAATGCTAATTTTCCCAATGTGCTTTCGATCACCAAGACCACTTCTTCCACGTTCACACTTACAGAACTGGGATATAGAATTTATAGATCTTGATTGTTCCCCAAAGTTTATAGTACCTtgtttttgtgaattttgttctCCCAGTGTCAGTATTGAGCACTCCTTGAATAAATATACTGTGGTTATATAGAGTGTAAGGCTCTCTTTGCTCAACCATGTGCCTTAGCCCAGCCTCGGAATAGTGCTGGTGTAGGAATTGGAAAAACATTACACTGGTTATTGTAACAGTGCAGCATTTTTCTATTTTCCACACCTGCCATCCTGTGATCTCTCTGAAGGCACTTTTACACGTAATGAATGTTTTGTTCCTGGTTAGAGCAATGTCCGTGAACATTAGATACTGGATTCCACTCTATGTCCAGAACAAAACTTAGTATAGTATGTCTGCTGTAAGACCCTTCTTTAGGGGTTAATGTAGCAGCTTGATGcaatggtagcactttcacctctaaatcagaaggttgagAGTTTATGCACCACTACAGGATtgaagcatataatctaggctgccgattcaatgcagtactgagaaaaTGCTTCATAAATGTACCTCGAGTcatcaattagtgccaaattaggggtagttttgtgctgtaggccaATGCCCACGAGGAACTAGAATATCCCTTTAATAAGTCAATTGTTGTGCTAGTCACCCACTTTGAAAATATTTAAGGTTATAGTCATGGGATCTTGGATTATTCTCTTAAATGTTAAGTTTTATAAGCTctaattaattttaatttataactgttgttttcatctcattttataataaaaattgacagatttttattaggtaagagtatcaagcgatatggatgaaaggagggtaaatggagttgaggtacagatcagccatcatctaattgaatgactgATACggttcgaggggctggatggcctactgtTTTTTAATGTTCTTATATATGTTTCTTGATTAGTGAAATTATCTGTAATTTATCCCATTGAAATGAATGAGAAATTAAAGCTGACAGTGAAAATTGGCAAATTTTCTAGACTAAATTCTAATCAGAACTTTAGATTTATAATTTGTGCTGCAGTTGTTTATTGTGGTCTTGAAAGAATGGTCCAGTAAAATTTCAAATTGTTTTTGTTCCGTCAATATTATTTAATCAGAACTTATTAAATAAAAGTATTTTGTCAGTTTAATTGAACTTCGGAATCCCATTTCCACAACTATGATTTGTTGTGTATCATGTTATACCAGAGTATCTATAAAGGAACTGGCAATAATTTTTGGTCAGCCAACTTTTAATAAAAATGTATTCCTTGTTTTACATGGCATTAAGCCCTCCCTAAACTCTGGTTTTGGCCACCATTTTGAGAATCTCCATAGTGGCGGTGAAAAATAAAATTCCTGGGCTTCTTAGTCTAATGCAGACTGTGTTCAGTTATAGAACTAGGATGAGGCTTAGCTCTGTGGCTTTGTATAAAGCAttgtttcaaaatataagatatttgCTAAAAGCAGTATTAGCTGCTGTACAAAATTGTACCATGCAAAGTAGATCTGTAGATTgtctgaacttttttttttgtctttataTACAGTTAAACATCTTAGCTCCATGAATCATTCCAGTAATATGTTCAATTGCATGAGACGAGATGGCCCATGAATTTCTTTCTTCACACAAGGAGATTTTCAAGATGGTGGCCACTTACATCTGCAGTGGTGAGAGATTTCTGCCCTTGTAATATTTTTAATTATGgaaagatatttttaaaatctcattaaATATATACTGGAATGTTATTTTCCAGTAATCAACTGTAGATTAAATTTCAGTAATCTTGCAATGATTATATAATATGTTAATTTAATGGAGCACCATGGCTATTGATGTCTGCCTTGATGCCTGTCCcccaggggagagggaagggaatgggataaagaTTGATAAACACTCTCTCACAAATTTTAGCATATATGTTATATAATGTAATGGACAGGAGGGAGTGGTTACAAATGATATAATTTAATCCCTAGTTTTGGATGTCATAAACCACTTGAGCTTTGCTCTCTCATTTTGTCTTCTGAATACTTTGATTAGGCTGTAATCATTCCCACTTGTCCATCATATCCATttttttctgtccctctctcatacatatatatatatacatatatattggtACTTCTCCATTAAATGTTCAGCTTGATCACAACTACAAACATGCGGGTAATCTGTAACAACTTGACATTTAATAAAACTATGGAAAATTATCCGATAAACCCTTTTTTACATACACTTGAATAAAATCAATGTAATTATTTGATGGATTACATCTGTACAATTCTACAGGAGATTAGGGAGAAAGAATAATGCCGGCCCTTTTATTAAAAATTGGAATTAgaacgttttttttaaattgttgaaATCAATGCCAGTGATAATTGTCTCATGAGGATTACATGAAATTAATCTTGTGATTTCTATAGACCATATTTTTATAGGTGTATAATAGATGCTGAATATGGAATATCCTAGTGATCGTCTGCAAGTTTTGTTATTGAAGAAATGGAGTGGTATCACAATTAATTATTTCCTGCAATCATTAGTGTGCCATGGTTCTAGACCACATGGGCAGTCAGCATCAGCACTGATACTTGCTGCTGGCACATAAGCTGACCAAAACAGACACAAACTGAAATTGTATATGTAATCATAAGATAATGCTAAGCATTATTAATCAATACTAGAAAGTcttatctaatctctgcattCAGATGACTAATAATCTGCTTGAGCTTGGCTCCTGCAGTTTGATATCTGACCCTTTCAATTTGTACTGATGTCTTTTATTCACTCACAGATAAATAGATTCCATAAAGTTTTAGTTTAAAATGGTTttgatattttttttattatcagATAGCAATAGACCAACAGTAATGTCCAGCATTGATTTCAGAACTTGAATAATTTTAATGACAAGAAAATATCATCAATGTATTTTTAATGTTTGTGCTTTAATGTTTGTGTTTTGAATGCAGCAGtcattttctttttcactgtTTTGCATTTATGGTATTTGGATTTTAACGCAAAGTAGTATGTTACCTATCTGCACAATTCATTAGCTAACCTTTCTGAAACAGTAAAAACAACAATTTTCTGTTCCAAACCAGGTAACATCAATGGGAAGGGAATGACAGAGCGCATTCACAGTATCAACCTTCACAACTTCAGCAACTCTGTGCTCGAGACACTAAATGAGCAGCGAAACCGGGGACATTTTTGCGATGTGACCGTCAGAATCCACGGGAGCATGCTCAGAGCTCATCGCTGCGTGTTGGCCGCCGGCAGCCCCTTCTTCCAAGACAAACTGCTTTTGGGCTACAGTGACATTGAGATTCCATCTGTAGTCTCCGTGCAGTCTGTTCAGAAGTTGATTGACTTCATGTACAGTGGGGTGCTCCGGGTGTCCCAGAGCGAGGCCTTACAAATCCTCACAGCGGCCAGCATACTGCAGATCAAAACAGTTATCGATGAATGCACCCGCATTGTCTCACAAACGGTGGTGAGCAGTGGTTACCCTACAACTAGGGACTCAAACCAAGTGACGCCACGAGGAACACCAGAATCTGGTTCATCAGGGCAGAGTAGTGATACTGAATCTGGCTATGTACAAGACCACTCCCAGCGTAATGTTGAAAGAATCTATTCATCCCTTTATGCCTGCTCTGGAATGCCAGTACAAAATGGCACAGGAGAGAGATCCCTCTATAGTGCACCAGTGGTCAGCCATCACAGCACACAACTGGTTCTGCAGAGAGAAGCAAATGTAGATGATCCAGCATGGATAACCAGAATCCAAGAAAGGACACAGCAGATGGAGAGATATCTTTCCACCCCAGAAACCACACACTGTCGCAAGCAACCACGGCCAGTTCGCATCCAGACCATAGTGGGCAATGTTCACATCAAGCAGGAGGCTGAAGATGATTACGATTACCATTACTACGGGCAACAGAAAAGACACACTTCAGAGCAAAATGAATCAGAAGAGTGCAATGAAGATACTGACCAAGCTGAAGGTACTGAGAGTGAGCCTAAAGGAGAAAGTTTTGACTCTGGTGTTAGCTCTTCCAATGGGACTGAAACTGATCCTATAGACCAACAGTTCATTGCTGGCATGAGCAGAGGAGGACAATCAGATGTCAGACCAGCTGAGCAGAGTGAGCTTCCTGCTGAAGACAGCCAGCAGCTCAGCAAAATGAATCCTTCTTCCCCAGAAAGGACTTACGAAATTGAAATGGATACCACAGGGCCTCAAAGCAGTGATGGAAACATTGCAAGTGAAAAAGAATTGCAACAAGCTCCAATGAACTCTGTGATTTCAGTGACACAAAACACTCAGCCACTGGCAACTACTCAGCTTTACCTGAGGCAATCAGACACCCTCACCACCAACTTGAGAATGCCACTGACCTTAACCAGCACTACTCCAGTCATTGGCACTGCTGGGAGTACCTATATACCAACACTTTTCACCACTCAGAGCACTACCAGTGGCAAACTGTTTCAGTTCACCTTGCCACAACCACTGACAGGCCAACAGACACAATTTGTAACAGTTCCTCAACCCAATCTTGCAAGTTTTACTACACAGTTGCACCCCCAGCAATCTCAGTCAACAATGCAGAGTACAAGTGGACAGACTGAAAAGAAACCCTATGAATGCACTCTTTGTAATAAAACCTTCACTGCAAAACAAAACTATGTGAAACACATGTTTGTCCATACAGGTAAGTGACTAAATATTGTACCAATAGTACATCATGTAATAATATCTAAATATTTTCCTAATGACAGTTATATAACTAAAGAGACATATTAATGTAGGGTATCTTCATTTATAGTTTCTAGCTTTTACTATATGATTTAGCATTTGTGCTTTATAATATGATTTTGGAGTCATTTTCTAATAGACATTTTAGACATTTTAATTGTGTACAATTCCAGACATCTAAAGAGTTGAACTGCAACAATATTTGGCCAGTTTTTTAAATAAGTACAATATTGTCTATGTAGAAACCTCTAAGTTCTTCATTTATCCTATGCATACCTTAGAAAAGGACCATGGTCCATTGGAGAAGAATTACTAGGGTGGTATCCCTCAAAGAATTTTGGACTGTCGAAAGTCTTGTAAGAATTATGGTTGTCTCCCTCACTGCTTAGCTGTTCGTAGACTAGTATGGAATTATCCTTCTCCCTTACCCCTCAGCAGTGGGAAATTTCACCAATAGGCTTTTTTTGCTTTCAGTTTTGGAAGCAGTTATTTCCAACTTGTGAAATTTCATTATTATCTCTACTTTTATCTCATTCAAAGGAATCTGTTAGTTCATATCTCCTTgttcaaaatgtttcacttttgttgatttttttttaaggcacTGTTAAATACTTCAaacattttttctcagtaacGAATGTCAATTGTGTCTTTAGCAGCTTCCATTGAAGCACAATTCCAAATGATGTGAAGCTTGCTTCTTTCTCTCTAGATAGTCAGTTGTGAAGTACTAAAGCGCTTGAAAACAAGGCAGCTTATTTTACTGCACCTCCACTCACTGGGAATAGTGAGCTAGTTCTGCAAAGGCTGAAAGGAAGCACATACATCACAGATTAGAGAGATTTGTACAGTGAAGGATGAAGTAGTAAAAACATAACAAGCATCCATTTAAAGAACATTAGCTAAGGCAGGCTCTATATTATCACAAATGACCAAAGTGAAAGCATCAGGTTGTTCTATGACCCTGCAGTCATTCTCTGGCTTATACCTCAAAAACCTCAACATAAGGTAGCTGTGGTACTACACAATCTACTTCAGAATCGTCTCGGTCAATGTAGGATGCAGGTGTAGTGTGATGTAGCGGAGTGTAAGCCAGCACGGAATATCTGGTCTCAAAACTTTGGTTGCTTCCAGCACCACTCATGATTCCATAAAGGTTTTTAGATTGATtgattcaattctgggcaccacactttaggagggatgtcaaggccttagagagggtacagaagagatttactagaatggtaccaaggatgagggacttcagttatgtggagaagttggggttcttcttagagcagagaagattaagaagatatttgatagagatgtttccaaatcatgaatgattttgatagagtaaataaggagaaactgtttccagtggcagaagggtcggtaaacagaggacacagatttaaggtgattagcaaaagaatcagaggtgacatgaggaaacatttttttacgcagcgaattgttatgatctggaatgcacttcctgaaagggtggtggaagtagattcaatcgtaactttcaaaagggaattggataaatacttcagagtataatagtaggtacagcacagaaggccattcggtccatcatgcctgtgccggttctttgaaagaactatccatttagtcccattcccctgctctttccccatggccctgtaaatttttccccttcaagcatttatttatctaatccccttttgaaagttactattgaatctgcttccacaaccctttcaagctgtacattccagatcattacaactcgctgtgtaataaaatatttcctcaggttttctctggctcttttgccgatccccttaaatctgcgtcctctggttaccaacccttctgccactggaaacggtttctccttatttactctgtcaaaaccgttcatgactgtatcaaatctccccttaaccttctctgttctaatgagaacaaccccagctactccagtctctccacataacggaagtccctggcaccattctagtaaatctcttctgcgcactctctaaggccttgacatccttcctaaagtgtggtgcccagaattgaacacactaccccagctgaggcctaaccagtgttttataaaggtttaacttccttgcttttgtactctatgcctctaccaacaaagcccaggatcccatatgcttttttaacagccttctcaacttgttctgctaccttcaaagatttgtgtatgtgcaccccctttaaaatcataccatttagtttatattgcctctcctcattcttcctaccaaaatgcatcacctcacacttctctgcattaaatttcatctgccatgtctctgcccatttcaccagtctgtctatgtcctcttgtattctgttactatcctccacattgtttactacatttccgaatttcgtgtcatctgcaattataccctctatacccaagtccatgtcattaatatatatcaaaaagagcagtggtcctaatactgaccgctGGGAAACGCCACagtttacttccctccagtctgaaaaacaaccgttcatcactactctctgctttctgtccccagccaattttgtatccacgctgccactgtccctttaatcccatgggcttcagttttgctaacaagtcgattatgtagtactttatcaaatgccttttggaagtccatatacacatcaactgcactactctCATAAACCCTGTCCGTTActtaatcaaagaactcaatcaagttagtcaaacacgattttgaaggggaaaagtttacagggctatggggaaagagcgggggagtgggactaattggatagctcgttcaaagagccggcacaggcacgattggacgaatagcttccttctgtgctgtacctactacgatactatTAACCAGAAGCTTAACTAGATTGATTAACCTGATTTGGCTCGCATATAAGGCCAGAAGTACTTTTAGAGATTGTTGAAATTGCCTGGATTCCTTTGTCCTCCTGGGGGAGGGATCACAGCTGAAGTACCAGTTAAAGGTAAGCTCAAATAATAAGTATCTTTCACTACTTCTTCAAGTACCTTTTAGAATAACTCAATTGGAAGAGAATTACTGTGCCAATGTACCTTTTAGGAATGTTGTACTCTCTGAGTTCAAATTTCAGCATTCATTCCCTAATTCATAAGAGCTGTACCCATAGACATAGACAAAAGTTCTGGCCTTTTTTCTCTTAGTGTCAGCTGCAGTTTTATTGGCCACTTGCAATTCACTATGACTTGGTCAaaaactcactctttcactctctcattcaccacctctctcctgattgtgtgtatacacatatatatatatatatatatatatatatatatatatataaatatatatatatatataaaatatcacaCACACAAGTCAGAAGATATAATCTCTATTTTCCCATTTTTGTGTTGCTAATATTTTCTATCTCTTCTGGAGTGATTTGATTaggtttttaagattttgaaagaattgacagagtagatagaaactttttccgctggtggaggaatctagaacaaggggacataaccttaaaatcagagccaggccattcaggagagaagttaggaaacactttttcacacaactggtggtagaagtgtggaactcccttccacaaaaagcagtagatgctagctcaattaatcattttaaatctgagatcgatagatttttgctagctaagggtattaagggatatagagccaaggcaggtggattgagttaggatgcagatcagccatgatctctttgaatggcggaacagtctcgaggggctgaatggcctactcctgttcctctgttccttccCCAGTCTTTCTGGTCTCACTGTTCTTTACTGCTTCCGTCTCTTCCATCTTTtggttctctctctcgtgctctcatttttttctgtttatctctgcctccctcttatacctctttgtctctcttttgCCTTCTCCCTGTTATTTTAtcttttctgtctgtttctttttgtttgtctttttttgtgttctctttttttctttcagatgGTGAGTTATTTTCAGGTGGCATTTGGAGAGTAGGAAGAGGGATCAGCCCCAGAGGCCACATTTTCTTGCCACAGGTAGGGGGAGGTATGGGGCCTGGAGGTTGTATTATCATTCCTTAAAGTGGCAGCCAGAGGATGCACCTGGGGATGTTTTACGACatcaaaggcgctgtataaatacacgcTGTTGTTGTGGGGAAGGGATTAGACTTGGAGATGGCATTTTTGAGTAGTGTGTTTGACGG
Coding sequences:
- the LOC137326937 gene encoding zinc finger and BTB domain-containing protein 20-like codes for the protein MAHEFLSSHKEIFKMVATYICSGNINGKGMTERIHSINLHNFSNSVLETLNEQRNRGHFCDVTVRIHGSMLRAHRCVLAAGSPFFQDKLLLGYSDIEIPSVVSVQSVQKLIDFMYSGVLRVSQSEALQILTAASILQIKTVIDECTRIVSQTVVSSGYPTTRDSNQVTPRGTPESGSSGQSSDTESGYVQDHSQRNVERIYSSLYACSGMPVQNGTGERSLYSAPVVSHHSTQLVLQREANVDDPAWITRIQERTQQMERYLSTPETTHCRKQPRPVRIQTIVGNVHIKQEAEDDYDYHYYGQQKRHTSEQNESEECNEDTDQAEGTESEPKGESFDSGVSSSNGTETDPIDQQFIAGMSRGGQSDVRPAEQSELPAEDSQQLSKMNPSSPERTYEIEMDTTGPQSSDGNIASEKELQQAPMNSVISVTQNTQPLATTQLYLRQSDTLTTNLRMPLTLTSTTPVIGTAGSTYIPTLFTTQSTTSGKLFQFTLPQPLTGQQTQFVTVPQPNLASFTTQLHPQQSQSTMQSTSGQTEKKPYECTLCNKTFTAKQNYVKHMFVHTGEKPHQCSICWRSFSLKDYLIKHMVTHTGVRAYQCSICNKRFTQKSSLNVHMRLHRGEKSYECYVCKKKFSHKTLLERHMALHGTGCSEVTTYVCSVCPAKFDQIEQFNDHMRIHVSDG